A genomic window from Punica granatum isolate Tunisia-2019 chromosome 2, ASM765513v2, whole genome shotgun sequence includes:
- the LOC116195560 gene encoding proline-rich protein PRCC-like, which yields MESLLANYASSDEEEERNQRSEAPEPPSFSARDPPPPALPFSSLAASLFSSLPQPKQTPKPAFSSIPNPQNSRPSKPALPSEEEDDSELPNPRLKLFSSLPQPKQSQNPGQQTKRVVQIQIRPQINLPFPKGADVDDDEDDDDEGEKEKKRKRDSELAAQNSSVQSFLSSLPAARSSATLGALPSSGSGRRSIVDTDSNAPTSSGTLEGNSQSGFGQNGENYSNYANYDSGIDQSGVPRSGGFLENSDVQVGVDQSSGGYYDSYGDPSGGSYAGYDSSYGVHYHAGADQSSSGGENLSYAGGYASYGDYGNGSVESEIKVTGKRGRNEIPAEIVEVKQDELIKNRPREDQMKLTGIAFGPSREPVSTKGKPSKLHKRKHQIGTLFYDMKQKEMELTERRARGFLTKAQTQGKYGW from the exons ATGGAGTCTCTGCTCGCGAACTACGCTTCCTccgacgaagaagaagagcggAATCAAAGATCGGAGGCGCCGGAGCCGCCGTCGTTTTCCGCCCGtgatcctcctcctcctgctcTTCCGTTTTCTTCGCTAGCTGCTTCTCTGTTCTCCTCTCTTCCGCAGCCTAAGCAGACCCCAAAGCCcgctttttcttcaattcccAATCCCCAAAACTCCCGCCCCTCGAAACCAGCCTTGCCATCGGAGGAGGAAGATGACTCCGAGCTTCCCAATCCGAGATTGAAGctcttctcttcccttccccAGCCCAAACAGTCCCAGAACCCCGGCCAGCAGACCAAGAGGGTCGTCCAAATCCAAATTCGTCCCCAGATCAACCTCCCCTTTCCCAAGGGAGCCGATGTCGACGACgatgaagatgatgacgaCGAGGgcgagaaggagaagaagcgCAAGAGGGATTCGGAATTGGCGGCTCAGAATTCCTCCGTCCAGTCATTTCTGTCAAGCTTGCCTGCTGCGAGGAGCTCTGCCACGTTGGGAGCTCTACCTTCCTCAGGTTCAGGTCGGAGGTCGATTGTTGATACGGACTCGAACGCTCCAACCTCGAGTGGAACCCTTGAAGGGAATAGTCAGTCAGGGTTTGGACAAAACGGGGAGAACTATAGTAACTACGCGAATTATGATTCAGGTATTGATCaaagtggcgtgccgcgttCTGGTGGTTTCCTGGAGAACAGTGACGTTCAGGTGGGGGTTGATCAAAGCAGTGGAGGGTATTATGATTCGTATGGCGACCCCAGTGGGGGCAGCTATGCAGGATATGATAGTAGTTATGGGGTTCACTACCATGCCGGGGCTGATCAAAGTTCAAGTGGGGGAGAGAATTTGAGTTATGCAGGAGGCTACGCGAGCTATGGCGACTATGGGAATGGTTCGGTTGAGAGCGAGATTAAAGTGACTGGGAAAAGAGGGAGGAATGAGATTCCTGCAGAGATAGTCGAGGTGAAGCAGGATGAGTTGATAAAGAATAGGCCAAGAGAGGATCAGATGAAACTGACTGGGATTGCCTTTGGGCCTTCTCGAGAG CCTGTCTCAACTAAGGGGAAGCCCAGCAAGCTGCACAAGAGAAAGCATCAGATTGGCACGTTGTTCTACGACATGAAGCAGAAGGAGATGGAGCTCACAGAAAGGCGTGCTAGAGGCTTCCTCACGAAAGCTCAGACACAAGGCAAGTATGGGTGGTAA
- the LOC116194338 gene encoding protein At-4/1-like isoform X1, whose amino-acid sequence MAATSDREMELLLSSFDQIYQDFKSGMEEIQLLKSNCQAETKRREALEIACHSVKQDNERLTKLYTNSMKNLAGQVSGFLEHHLKCQRLEEELKRVTAEHQDIENEHKRTLEGLKQDYAAKFGELEAQIRSISHIDIECSRNALMLSLADGQMPVDIRCFESQKQSDEATINHLCQDLAAHKSHIHSLASRLEQGHFYFSSKYQAEIQDLRDCLLLEQEEKNGLSKKLQALEKECFYSFDAVLMSRTKLAQGQKTSVSSQQVEALKQKIMKLRRENEILRRKLQSSQEG is encoded by the exons ATGGCGGCAACGAGTGACAGAGAAATGGAGTTGCTGCTCTCGAGCTTCGATCAGATTTACCAA GACTTCAAGAGCGGGATGGAGGAGATCCAACTGCTGAAATCGAACTGTCAGGCCGAAACAAAAAGGCGGGAGGCTCTCGAAATTGCTTGCCATAGTGTTAAGCAAG ATAATGAGAGACTAACAAAGCTGTACACCAATTCTATGAAAAATTTGGCTGGTCAGGTGTCTGGATTT CTTGAACACCACTTAAAATGCCAAAGATTGGAAGAGGAGCTGAAGAGAGTAACTGCTGAACATCAGGATATTGAAAAT GAGCATAAAAGAACTCTCGAAGGGTTAAAGCAAGATTATGCAGCCAAATTTGGAGAATTGGAGGCTCAGATTAGGTCAATTTCTCACATTGACATCGAGTGTTCTCGAAATGCATTAATGCTTTCTTTAGCTGACGGACAAATGCCTGTTGACATAAGATGCTTTGAAAGCCAAAAACAATCAGATGAAGCGACCATAAATCATCTCTGCCAGGATTTAGCGGCACACAAGAGTCATATCCACTCTCTGGCAAGCAGGTTGGAGCAGGGgcacttttatttcagttCAAAAT ATCAGGCTGAGATTCAGGACTTGAGAGACTGCCTTCTGCTCGAACAGGAAGAGAAGAATGGGTTGAGTAAGAAACTTCAAGCTTTGGAAAAAGAAT GTTTTTATTCTTTTGATGCAGTGTTGATGAGCAGAACAAAGCTGGCTCAAGGGCAAAAAACCTCGGTTTCGAGCCAGCAGGTTGAGGCACTGAAGCAGAAGATCATGAAGTTGAGAAGAGAGAATGAAATTCTCAGAAGGAAGCTTCAAAGTTCTCAGGAGGGCTAG
- the LOC116194338 gene encoding protein At-4/1-like isoform X3, with the protein MAATSDREMELLLSSFDQIYQDFKSGMEEIQLLKSNCQAETKRREALEIACHSVKQDNERLTKLYTNSMKNLAGQVSGFLEHHLKCQRLEEELKRVTAEHQDIENEHKRTLEGLKQDYAAKFGELEAQIRSISHIDIECSRNALMLSLADGQMPVDIRCFESQKQSDEATINHLCQDLAAHKSHIHSLASRLEQGHFYFSSKYQAEIQDLRDCLLLEQEEKNGLSKKLQALEKELLMSRTKLAQGQKTSVSSQQVEALKQKIMKLRRENEILRRKLQSSQEG; encoded by the exons ATGGCGGCAACGAGTGACAGAGAAATGGAGTTGCTGCTCTCGAGCTTCGATCAGATTTACCAA GACTTCAAGAGCGGGATGGAGGAGATCCAACTGCTGAAATCGAACTGTCAGGCCGAAACAAAAAGGCGGGAGGCTCTCGAAATTGCTTGCCATAGTGTTAAGCAAG ATAATGAGAGACTAACAAAGCTGTACACCAATTCTATGAAAAATTTGGCTGGTCAGGTGTCTGGATTT CTTGAACACCACTTAAAATGCCAAAGATTGGAAGAGGAGCTGAAGAGAGTAACTGCTGAACATCAGGATATTGAAAAT GAGCATAAAAGAACTCTCGAAGGGTTAAAGCAAGATTATGCAGCCAAATTTGGAGAATTGGAGGCTCAGATTAGGTCAATTTCTCACATTGACATCGAGTGTTCTCGAAATGCATTAATGCTTTCTTTAGCTGACGGACAAATGCCTGTTGACATAAGATGCTTTGAAAGCCAAAAACAATCAGATGAAGCGACCATAAATCATCTCTGCCAGGATTTAGCGGCACACAAGAGTCATATCCACTCTCTGGCAAGCAGGTTGGAGCAGGGgcacttttatttcagttCAAAAT ATCAGGCTGAGATTCAGGACTTGAGAGACTGCCTTCTGCTCGAACAGGAAGAGAAGAATGGGTTGAGTAAGAAACTTCAAGCTTTGGAAAAAGAAT TGTTGATGAGCAGAACAAAGCTGGCTCAAGGGCAAAAAACCTCGGTTTCGAGCCAGCAGGTTGAGGCACTGAAGCAGAAGATCATGAAGTTGAGAAGAGAGAATGAAATTCTCAGAAGGAAGCTTCAAAGTTCTCAGGAGGGCTAG
- the LOC116194338 gene encoding protein At-4/1-like isoform X6 has protein sequence MAATSDREMELLLSSFDQIYQDFKSGMEEIQLLKSNCQAETKRREALEIACHSVKQDNERLTKLYTNSMKNLAGQVSGFLEHHLKCQRLEEELKRVTAEHQDIENEHKRTLEGLKQDYAAKFGELEAQIRCFESQKQSDEATINHLCQDLAAHKSHIHSLASRLEQGHFYFSSKYQAEIQDLRDCLLLEQEEKNGLSKKLQALEKELLMSRTKLAQGQKTSVSSQQVEALKQKIMKLRRENEILRRKLQSSQEG, from the exons ATGGCGGCAACGAGTGACAGAGAAATGGAGTTGCTGCTCTCGAGCTTCGATCAGATTTACCAA GACTTCAAGAGCGGGATGGAGGAGATCCAACTGCTGAAATCGAACTGTCAGGCCGAAACAAAAAGGCGGGAGGCTCTCGAAATTGCTTGCCATAGTGTTAAGCAAG ATAATGAGAGACTAACAAAGCTGTACACCAATTCTATGAAAAATTTGGCTGGTCAGGTGTCTGGATTT CTTGAACACCACTTAAAATGCCAAAGATTGGAAGAGGAGCTGAAGAGAGTAACTGCTGAACATCAGGATATTGAAAAT GAGCATAAAAGAACTCTCGAAGGGTTAAAGCAAGATTATGCAGCCAAATTTGGAGAATTGGAGGCTCAGATTAG ATGCTTTGAAAGCCAAAAACAATCAGATGAAGCGACCATAAATCATCTCTGCCAGGATTTAGCGGCACACAAGAGTCATATCCACTCTCTGGCAAGCAGGTTGGAGCAGGGgcacttttatttcagttCAAAAT ATCAGGCTGAGATTCAGGACTTGAGAGACTGCCTTCTGCTCGAACAGGAAGAGAAGAATGGGTTGAGTAAGAAACTTCAAGCTTTGGAAAAAGAAT TGTTGATGAGCAGAACAAAGCTGGCTCAAGGGCAAAAAACCTCGGTTTCGAGCCAGCAGGTTGAGGCACTGAAGCAGAAGATCATGAAGTTGAGAAGAGAGAATGAAATTCTCAGAAGGAAGCTTCAAAGTTCTCAGGAGGGCTAG
- the LOC116194338 gene encoding protein At-4/1-like isoform X7, whose product MAATSDREMELLLSSFDQIYQDFKSGMEEIQLLKSNCQAETKRREALEIACHSVKQDNERLTKLYTNSMKNLAGQLEHHLKCQRLEEELKRVTAEHQDIENEHKRTLEGLKQDYAAKFGELEAQIRCFESQKQSDEATINHLCQDLAAHKSHIHSLASRLEQGHFYFSSKYQAEIQDLRDCLLLEQEEKNGLSKKLQALEKELLMSRTKLAQGQKTSVSSQQVEALKQKIMKLRRENEILRRKLQSSQEG is encoded by the exons ATGGCGGCAACGAGTGACAGAGAAATGGAGTTGCTGCTCTCGAGCTTCGATCAGATTTACCAA GACTTCAAGAGCGGGATGGAGGAGATCCAACTGCTGAAATCGAACTGTCAGGCCGAAACAAAAAGGCGGGAGGCTCTCGAAATTGCTTGCCATAGTGTTAAGCAAG ATAATGAGAGACTAACAAAGCTGTACACCAATTCTATGAAAAATTTGGCTGGTCAG CTTGAACACCACTTAAAATGCCAAAGATTGGAAGAGGAGCTGAAGAGAGTAACTGCTGAACATCAGGATATTGAAAAT GAGCATAAAAGAACTCTCGAAGGGTTAAAGCAAGATTATGCAGCCAAATTTGGAGAATTGGAGGCTCAGATTAG ATGCTTTGAAAGCCAAAAACAATCAGATGAAGCGACCATAAATCATCTCTGCCAGGATTTAGCGGCACACAAGAGTCATATCCACTCTCTGGCAAGCAGGTTGGAGCAGGGgcacttttatttcagttCAAAAT ATCAGGCTGAGATTCAGGACTTGAGAGACTGCCTTCTGCTCGAACAGGAAGAGAAGAATGGGTTGAGTAAGAAACTTCAAGCTTTGGAAAAAGAAT TGTTGATGAGCAGAACAAAGCTGGCTCAAGGGCAAAAAACCTCGGTTTCGAGCCAGCAGGTTGAGGCACTGAAGCAGAAGATCATGAAGTTGAGAAGAGAGAATGAAATTCTCAGAAGGAAGCTTCAAAGTTCTCAGGAGGGCTAG
- the LOC116194338 gene encoding protein At-4/1-like isoform X5, with protein MAATSDREMELLLSSFDQIYQDFKSGMEEIQLLKSNCQAETKRREALEIACHSVKQDNERLTKLYTNSMKNLAGQVSGFLEHHLKCQRLEEELKRVTAEHQDIENEHKRTLEGLKQDYAAKFGELEAQIRCFESQKQSDEATINHLCQDLAAHKSHIHSLASRLEQGHFYFSSKYQAEIQDLRDCLLLEQEEKNGLSKKLQALEKECFYSFDAVLMSRTKLAQGQKTSVSSQQVEALKQKIMKLRRENEILRRKLQSSQEG; from the exons ATGGCGGCAACGAGTGACAGAGAAATGGAGTTGCTGCTCTCGAGCTTCGATCAGATTTACCAA GACTTCAAGAGCGGGATGGAGGAGATCCAACTGCTGAAATCGAACTGTCAGGCCGAAACAAAAAGGCGGGAGGCTCTCGAAATTGCTTGCCATAGTGTTAAGCAAG ATAATGAGAGACTAACAAAGCTGTACACCAATTCTATGAAAAATTTGGCTGGTCAGGTGTCTGGATTT CTTGAACACCACTTAAAATGCCAAAGATTGGAAGAGGAGCTGAAGAGAGTAACTGCTGAACATCAGGATATTGAAAAT GAGCATAAAAGAACTCTCGAAGGGTTAAAGCAAGATTATGCAGCCAAATTTGGAGAATTGGAGGCTCAGATTAG ATGCTTTGAAAGCCAAAAACAATCAGATGAAGCGACCATAAATCATCTCTGCCAGGATTTAGCGGCACACAAGAGTCATATCCACTCTCTGGCAAGCAGGTTGGAGCAGGGgcacttttatttcagttCAAAAT ATCAGGCTGAGATTCAGGACTTGAGAGACTGCCTTCTGCTCGAACAGGAAGAGAAGAATGGGTTGAGTAAGAAACTTCAAGCTTTGGAAAAAGAAT GTTTTTATTCTTTTGATGCAGTGTTGATGAGCAGAACAAAGCTGGCTCAAGGGCAAAAAACCTCGGTTTCGAGCCAGCAGGTTGAGGCACTGAAGCAGAAGATCATGAAGTTGAGAAGAGAGAATGAAATTCTCAGAAGGAAGCTTCAAAGTTCTCAGGAGGGCTAG
- the LOC116194338 gene encoding protein At-4/1-like isoform X2: MAATSDREMELLLSSFDQIYQDFKSGMEEIQLLKSNCQAETKRREALEIACHSVKQDNERLTKLYTNSMKNLAGQLEHHLKCQRLEEELKRVTAEHQDIENEHKRTLEGLKQDYAAKFGELEAQIRSISHIDIECSRNALMLSLADGQMPVDIRCFESQKQSDEATINHLCQDLAAHKSHIHSLASRLEQGHFYFSSKYQAEIQDLRDCLLLEQEEKNGLSKKLQALEKECFYSFDAVLMSRTKLAQGQKTSVSSQQVEALKQKIMKLRRENEILRRKLQSSQEG, from the exons ATGGCGGCAACGAGTGACAGAGAAATGGAGTTGCTGCTCTCGAGCTTCGATCAGATTTACCAA GACTTCAAGAGCGGGATGGAGGAGATCCAACTGCTGAAATCGAACTGTCAGGCCGAAACAAAAAGGCGGGAGGCTCTCGAAATTGCTTGCCATAGTGTTAAGCAAG ATAATGAGAGACTAACAAAGCTGTACACCAATTCTATGAAAAATTTGGCTGGTCAG CTTGAACACCACTTAAAATGCCAAAGATTGGAAGAGGAGCTGAAGAGAGTAACTGCTGAACATCAGGATATTGAAAAT GAGCATAAAAGAACTCTCGAAGGGTTAAAGCAAGATTATGCAGCCAAATTTGGAGAATTGGAGGCTCAGATTAGGTCAATTTCTCACATTGACATCGAGTGTTCTCGAAATGCATTAATGCTTTCTTTAGCTGACGGACAAATGCCTGTTGACATAAGATGCTTTGAAAGCCAAAAACAATCAGATGAAGCGACCATAAATCATCTCTGCCAGGATTTAGCGGCACACAAGAGTCATATCCACTCTCTGGCAAGCAGGTTGGAGCAGGGgcacttttatttcagttCAAAAT ATCAGGCTGAGATTCAGGACTTGAGAGACTGCCTTCTGCTCGAACAGGAAGAGAAGAATGGGTTGAGTAAGAAACTTCAAGCTTTGGAAAAAGAAT GTTTTTATTCTTTTGATGCAGTGTTGATGAGCAGAACAAAGCTGGCTCAAGGGCAAAAAACCTCGGTTTCGAGCCAGCAGGTTGAGGCACTGAAGCAGAAGATCATGAAGTTGAGAAGAGAGAATGAAATTCTCAGAAGGAAGCTTCAAAGTTCTCAGGAGGGCTAG
- the LOC116194338 gene encoding protein At-4/1-like isoform X4: MEEIQLLKSNCQAETKRREALEIACHSVKQDNERLTKLYTNSMKNLAGQVSGFLEHHLKCQRLEEELKRVTAEHQDIENEHKRTLEGLKQDYAAKFGELEAQIRSISHIDIECSRNALMLSLADGQMPVDIRCFESQKQSDEATINHLCQDLAAHKSHIHSLASRLEQGHFYFSSKYQAEIQDLRDCLLLEQEEKNGLSKKLQALEKECFYSFDAVLMSRTKLAQGQKTSVSSQQVEALKQKIMKLRRENEILRRKLQSSQEG, encoded by the exons ATGGAGGAGATCCAACTGCTGAAATCGAACTGTCAGGCCGAAACAAAAAGGCGGGAGGCTCTCGAAATTGCTTGCCATAGTGTTAAGCAAG ATAATGAGAGACTAACAAAGCTGTACACCAATTCTATGAAAAATTTGGCTGGTCAGGTGTCTGGATTT CTTGAACACCACTTAAAATGCCAAAGATTGGAAGAGGAGCTGAAGAGAGTAACTGCTGAACATCAGGATATTGAAAAT GAGCATAAAAGAACTCTCGAAGGGTTAAAGCAAGATTATGCAGCCAAATTTGGAGAATTGGAGGCTCAGATTAGGTCAATTTCTCACATTGACATCGAGTGTTCTCGAAATGCATTAATGCTTTCTTTAGCTGACGGACAAATGCCTGTTGACATAAGATGCTTTGAAAGCCAAAAACAATCAGATGAAGCGACCATAAATCATCTCTGCCAGGATTTAGCGGCACACAAGAGTCATATCCACTCTCTGGCAAGCAGGTTGGAGCAGGGgcacttttatttcagttCAAAAT ATCAGGCTGAGATTCAGGACTTGAGAGACTGCCTTCTGCTCGAACAGGAAGAGAAGAATGGGTTGAGTAAGAAACTTCAAGCTTTGGAAAAAGAAT GTTTTTATTCTTTTGATGCAGTGTTGATGAGCAGAACAAAGCTGGCTCAAGGGCAAAAAACCTCGGTTTCGAGCCAGCAGGTTGAGGCACTGAAGCAGAAGATCATGAAGTTGAGAAGAGAGAATGAAATTCTCAGAAGGAAGCTTCAAAGTTCTCAGGAGGGCTAG